GCTCCTCCAGAGAGTCCTGCGCTACAATTCGCCCGGCACGGCCAATGACCACCTGAACCAATAAAGCCCGCTCGCTGGCAATCTGACTAAGCTGCCCTTTTGTACTCATTCTTAATTTATCCCTTCACGCAAATCATGGGCTCCAATCGAGCCACCAGCCGTGCGAGTCCGGCTCCGGCCGTTGCACGCACGACTTCACTGACATCCTTATACGCCGCCGGCGCCTCTTCAGCAACGCCGCGATACGACCGGGTTTTGATGGTAATATTCCGCCGCCTCAATTTCTCAACCACATCCTCGCCACGATATTGCTTTAACGCCTGGCTTCGACTCTGACTGCGCCCCGCTCCATGACAGGCGGAACTAAACCCCAATTGATCCCCTTCGGCCGTTCCAGCAAGAATGTACGAGGCAGTTCCCATCGTGCCCCCTACCAATACTGGTTGCCCAACTTGACTATAGCACCCCGGCAGATCAGAATGCCCAGGTCCTAAGGCGCGAGTGGCACCTTTGCGGTGCACAAACAGCTGCTTCTTCTTCCCCTCCACCTCGTGATCTTCAAGCGAACAAAGGTTATGCGAAACATCATACAAAAGATTTAAAGGGGCTTCGCCCAGCACGGAACAAAACACTTCCCTGACAAAATGAGAAAGGATCTGGCGATTCGCCAACGCACAATTGGCTGCCGCCCGCATAGCGCCATAATAGCTCTTCCCGGGCGGAGAATATGCCGGAACCGACGCAAGCTCACGGTCGCGAACGTTAATGCCGTAATCACTTGCTTCGATTACCATCCGTCGCGAAAATTCGGTAGCCACCTGATGGCCCAATCCCCTTGAACCGCAATGAATGCTGACCACTACACCCTCCGGAACCAAGCCATAGGCACGAGCAATGGACTCATCAAAAATCTCTCTG
The DNA window shown above is from bacterium and carries:
- a CDS encoding RtcB family protein, which encodes MNKAKLIKRSEWAWEIPMTGSMLVPGLLYASESLIEELDDKVFEQLSNVAALPGIMRAAYAMPDAHWGYGFPIGGVAAFDPQAGGVISAGGVGFDISCGVRTLLTPYCYNDLQAVRDKLGDALFYHVPAGVGSTSRLRLNARDMTAMLTGGARWAVEQGYGMEGDVARIESQGRCEDADPAQVSKEARQRQVEEMGTLGAGNHYLEIQVVREIFDESIARAYGLVPEGVVVSIHCGSRGLGHQVATEFSRRMVIEASDYGINVRDRELASVPAYSPPGKSYYGAMRAAANCALANRQILSHFVREVFCSVLGEAPLNLLYDVSHNLCSLEDHEVEGKKKQLFVHRKGATRALGPGHSDLPGCYSQVGQPVLVGGTMGTASYILAGTAEGDQLGFSSACHGAGRSQSRSQALKQYRGEDVVEKLRRRNITIKTRSYRGVAEEAPAAYKDVSEVVRATAGAGLARLVARLEPMICVKG